In a genomic window of Lathamus discolor isolate bLatDis1 chromosome 4, bLatDis1.hap1, whole genome shotgun sequence:
- the SON gene encoding protein SON isoform X4: protein METNGIASTHPHRPRAPPARTATRCSPPWPPPPPPLQPSASGKVEGQPNGDTIPAEQANPSDDTVAGAGSRQNDQIVQKIEEVLSGALDTELQCKSDVDKNTVKNSSQPTKRSSTAEDEIPRKKSKKNKKHKSKKKKKKKKKRKKEKKHKKQPKEAKLSARHGDRGDSQPASQLIPEKSSSKLSVQHGGFEGANLAVHTQPELCLQTSEELDRQALGLVSHSGTDSQQSTENLGSEKGTLFATNPPFTLEGSQSDIQGDASIAQTRICTREEQIKQSHDNIYPIATNVSEKGVLVDTGSDTSSSILYKVANKSDIQKDSTVTLASEEVVEALKGSEVILKSKGTGEVKALDTALESESMEVLTYSETFLPSVAQGGAKEMEATSESVYSASNVTTVPKFANQADVSTVNVAHMSVAMEEVRIPEATEKSLPMGNVERSLELGGMSSTLEPALKLSVTPDNLRVMQASPIEGSSVLKADMSLQHPYKVSAATAVTQMEIKSANMAQGPGAVTEVKDIEPARSSGHTENVKTLEEALQPVAVGKPESLETILKPVGVAAKDVTAAQEHLQAEVKYVEGTTGAATVLNASGVFLQPNILTDSRSVERTQESTLPAELTHVNVVAEVEGLRSTLEPVVQTFAPQTVPEIQMVEGFKGPQATTEVAALTGVKMRETSQAALQLEHTNASKISESTFKPVAVTAKDSEGISLLRPQEELRESRYEGESSVRGPLSLQKEGVSGLGGVLRPVAVVETETLKTISPSLQMEGVKASEAVHCGTVARGLAATVVSTGSEINLESMTVEAGSDASLAMRVEASPGFPALEETPERPPESMGLRVSMEAVRESDALAGMMCLKTTADREPKQTEAVAEPLSANKTENYISQSQVMAHTRMPQPDTVGEIKDSELATSSATGEVRDLDNLKVAVAEVKDVEARSKTSHLTQMKNLEMVVGFETRALMEGMGRTLASEVVREMRYSEVAPEDSNKAEARSEEAVLEPLQTVMVQTSETSSKSIQEQAVGQSEAVLERLPRVEEKTMASEMVTEVSNLRGTLESKISTDVRTQGPTVEYIIATRKTSSQKNEPSLSDVKYLEEASEMEKAVNAEYLEAASETGELRLESMKESATVDVKGSETVEAPEVHMDIQGNLGAMNVLEHFSAAVPESLHTEKQENLQTIPEAKAATEWKSTEEASEILTAAEVKSSEAGPKLGDMEHLETSLEREVASEVRYAEGVQCQQVDDVRAPGQAQEYEMLVEKKNAEQSQIFEPFAAETAISSSHAADEKETSESEITRDAKQLEAAPADVAETKGLETVSLTDTVVELKDAEAAVELEAETQDLEAASVPETVAEAEPVPVAEAGQAEVIPQAEVVKEATPERDSEKRDSETSDVQPDVAARMKETLMRLEKVVEKSSHRSSDKKHDAKKQKRSRSKSQSRSRKRKKKSRSRSTSRRLTSKRARSRSRNYSDSRKKHSKSRSRSAEKRERRVSSRRSRRRRSRSSDHYRSKSRSAEKRGSRLSRRRRSRSSDRYRSKSRSVEKRLSSRRSRRRRSRSSDRYRSKSRSVEKRLSSRRSGRRRSRSSDRYRSKSRSVEKRLSSRRSGRRRSRSSDRYRSKSRSVEKRLSSRRSGRRRSRSSDRYRSKSRSVEKRLSSRRSGRRRSRSSDRYRSKSRSVEKRGSRLSSWRSRRRRSGSSDRSKSRSRSSEKRGGKEYSWRFRHRGSGSSDRSKSRSRSVEKRGRKASLRRSKRQRSKSSDRYKSRSRSVEKRDRKQSSRKSKRQRSKSSDRYKSRSKSVEKKKESSRKSKRRRSKSSERYKSRSRSVEKKRKESSKKSKRKRSKSSDSVKSRSKSVEKRGSKLSSMKCSSKGLESSECQDSTQCLEEGEIIEQSSASEDSPRKSSNGPMSVALSDERVNGPELPPAFDSGFSKTSDSLESSSSSVKETAGLQPSVVSEFDSSRIPDDQERSQVQELSVTPGNGSAEKAVALESSQPELTCSTSKSRSSSVEKRDPETTSVTEFQLSASHEDESRSTSVKEIEGPESLLTLESGCSVSSDDYKTTSLASGRTEVQGSLMSESVLSGLSDGHELRHTPVEKTEPQNILQVCESESTKLADIPESRSLSSEAGEAQNSFLTPEVPCSASPDACESASLPVEKGQMEEPSLASDSGCFRSPDAHESGSSFNAQTEELLLMSESGSFRSPDGNEQRSLSVEKVKAPDVSLQVGCGRVEILDDLVSASSFGKVQEAVLTTVGQSCKFSGVHESRSSVDKDGLTLPQVLEIECSEPSEMRESRYLPAGKIEGAGSVLMSRSGIPMCHDGHKTKHNYFEKTEGAELLLASELRCSVCPEGYELTSSAVEKMEMQRLESGFSKSADVCEALSTPMEKLQAPVASLTSEGGHFLLPDSHELRPVPAEEVEVLKSSELKCTVSPDDHKLRSVYHEEIQVQEPPLIVESRCSVLSDGDELTSTSYEKVEVEEPSQLSANEYTIGMDGPELTSTPAEKTELRELYRMSKERCSVSVESEELRTPLVEKIEVQKPALTSENEYAVSWEGQMTSSSPEKAEIQEASVVPDSEHAVSSEEHELLSSLAEKTEIQECSLLSENEYVVSPHSQEVAASPAEKEVQEPSLTSDSGYAVFPEGQGLQFTCAEKAVVQGLSLILDSQYVASPEGQELHSAVTEKTEGQECSLLTENEYDVSPQPCDLRSSPVEKEEMEEPSETSESESSMSTDSQELQSAAVGKTEVQELSLSEGECTMSPGGQELQSSPAEKVEAKEPSLTSENEHVLSPQECESRLTGAEKTEDMNSSLISESDNLLSFEGQGVRFTAVQKADVRELSSAPENERVVSPYGQELRFSAVGKEGGFEVSTLNDSISMSPDDLKVIPAEKMDDAMPSLIPESASSMSPDGYSVKSGPGEETGDLEPSLISERRHSTSSYQESHELKSPMEEEGLESSLTPEHRRSVSPEGHDGKSIVDEEMDDREPSLTSEHRRSTSPDEHESRSSIGEEAEYLEQPLTTERRCSVSSDEHESRSTAGEEAEDAEPSLTAERRDSTSSDEHESRSTAGEDAEDGEPSLTAERRHSTSSDDRESRSTTGEEETEDLEPSTAEHRRSLSPDGRESRSTTGEEAEDRECSPTVQRRHSTSSDESESRSTAGEDVDDVEPSLTAERRDSTSSDDHESRSTTGEEAEDVEPSLTTEHRRSTSPDGRESRSTTGEEVDDVEPSLAAERRDSTSSDEHESRSTTGEEGEDGEPSLGDEDKQDSMPLERSEEQDSSFVPESRRSESSEREKSRSRSLDKMSDKESSRRSMSRHSKSPTHRKSRSTSVEKVADRESSRRSRRRRSRSTAHPKSRSTSVEKTTDKESSRRSRRRRSRSTARQRSQSTSVEKVADKESSRRSRRRRSRSTARQRSRSKSVEKTADKESSRRSRSRRSRSSQRRSQRYDTESRSRRNRSRSVTRRRASRSKSNRRSRSSSLSRSRHRRRSRSRSASRRRRSLSRDRRKRSQRNRSRSTDRRRRRSDSRDRRISLRLRSRSRTPIRQRRSRSRGRRRSSSRSPIRLRRSRSSGRRRYSRSPDRRRSRSSEFSNRSPKRLTDLDKAQLLEIAKANAAAMCAKSGVPLPPSLMPLLSQKKDDKANQKSSRDTLKELTEKCKKIAQSTDDVIVNKPHVSDEEEEERPFYNHPFKLSEPKPIFFNLSTPSIKPAPPPQPKNQVSLSKEFPVSSGSQHRKKEADSVYGEWVPVEKGKEDSKDDVFPKPSIEGVDITTAMNDRAIAQKRLNENTFDLEAMCMLNRAQEQIDAWAQSNSIPGQFTGSTGAQILSSDELTNSGPQAWIRKGQILVAAFLPRSMPALLFTTLRPSRPRISS, encoded by the exons ATGGAGACCAATGGCATCGCTTCCACCCACCCCCACCGGCCCCGAGCCCCGCCGGCACGCACAGCTACACGCTGCAGCCCACCATGGcccccaccgccgccgccgctccagCCGTCGGCGAG TGGAAAGGTAGAAGGCCAGCCCAATGGTGACACAATCCCAGCTGAGCAAGCCAACCCTTCAGATGACACTGTTGCTGGTGCTGGGAGTCGTCAGAATGATCAGATAGTGCAGAAAATAGAGGAAGTGCTCTCTGGAGCCCTTGATACAGAGCTGCAGTGCAAATCAg ATGTAGacaaaaatactgtgaaaaataGTTCTCAGCCTACAAAAAGAAGCTCTACTGCTGAAGATGAAATTCCTaggaaaaaatcaaagaagaacaagaagcacaaaagcaagaagaagaagaaaaagaagaagaaaaggaagaaagagaaaaagcataaaaagcagCCAAAGGAGGCAAAGCTGAGTGCACGTCATGGAGACCGTGGGGACTCACAGCCTGCTTCTCAGTTAATACCAGAGAAATCAAGCTCCAAATTGAGTGTACAGCATGGAGGATTTGAAGGTGCAAATCTGGCTGTCCATACACAGCCAGAACTGTGCTTACAAACAAGTGAGGAGCTTGATAGACAAGCTTTAGGGCTTGTTTCTCATTCAGGAACTGATTCTCAGCAATCTACAGAAAATCTTGGAAGTGAGAAGGGGACTTTGTTTGCAACAAATCCTCCATTTACTTTAGAAGGCAGTCAGTCTGATATCCAAGGAGATGCTAGTATAGCTCAAACTAGAATTTGCACTAGAGAAGAACAAATTAAACAGTCTCATGACAATATTTATCCTATAGCTACTAATGTGAGTGAAAAGGGTGTTCTTGTTGATACTGGAAGTGATACTTCGTCTAGCATCCTGTACAAAGTCGCCAATAAATCTGACATACAGAAGGATTCAACAGTAACTCTAGCTTCAGAAGAGGTAGTTGAGGCACTAAAAGGTTCAGAAGTTATTCTGAAATCTAAAGGCACTGGGGAAGTAAAAGCTTTGGATACAGCTCTTGAGTCTGAGTCTATGGAGGTGTTGACATACTCAGAAACATTTCTACCATCTGTGGCACAGGGGGGAgcaaaagaaatggaagcaacTTCGGAATCTGTGTATTCAGCAAGTAATGTAACAACTGTTCCTAAATTTGCAAATCAGGCAGATGTGAGTACTGTGAATGTAGCTCACATGTCTGTGGCCATGGAAGAAGTGAGAATTCCAGAAGCGACTGAAAAATCTCTGCCTATGGGAAATGTGGAAAGATCTTTGGAATTAGGAGGTATGAGCAGTACTTTGGAGCCAGCCCTGAAACTCTCAGTTACACCTGATAACTTGAGAGTGATGCAGGCCAGTCCCATCGAGGGTTCAAGTGTCTTGAAGGCAGATATGTCTTTGCAACATCCTTATAAAGTATCTGCAGCGACTGCTGTGACCcagatggaaataaaaagtGCCAATATGGCCCAGGGACCAGGAGCTGTTACAGAAGTGAAGGATATTGAACCAGCTAGAAGCTCTGGACATACGGAAAATGTGAAAACTTTGGAAGAAGCTTTGCAGCCAGTTGCTGTAGGAAAGCCCGAAAGTTTGGAAACAATCCTGAAACCTGTGGGTGTTGCAGCAAAAGACGTCACAGCAGCTCAAGAACATCTGCAAGCTGAAGTAAAATATGTGGAAGGTACCACTGGTGCTGCCACAGTGCTGAATGCATCAGGAGTGTTCCTACAGCCTAACATCTTGACAGATTCAAGAAGTGTGGAGAGAACCCAGGAATCTACCCTTCCAGCAGAACTGACACATGTGAATGTGGTTGCAGAGGTAGAGGGTTTAAGATCAACTTTAGAACCTGTTGTCCAGACCTTTGCTCCCCAGACAGTTCCAGAAATCCAGATGGTGGAGGGTTTTAAAGGTCCGCAAGCAACTACAGAAGTTGCAGCACTAACAGGAGTAAAAATGCGAGAAACAAGtcaagctgctctgcagctggaaCATACTAATGCTTCAAAAATTTCAGAATCTACTTTCAAGCCTGTTGCTGTAACAGCAAAAGATTCAGAAGGTATTTCATTACTGAGACCACAAGAGGAGCTGAGAGAATCAAGGTATGAGGGTGAATCAAGTGTGAGAGGTCCCCTGTCTTTGCAGAAAGAAGGTGTGAGTGGCCTAGGAGGAGTCCTAAGACCTGTGGCTGTGGTGGAAACAGAAACTTTGAAAACAATTTCACCATCTTTGCAAATGGAAGGTGTAAAGGCTTCCGAAGCTGTGCATTGTGGGACTGTGGCCAGAGGTTTAGCAGCAACAGTGGTGTCAACAGGTTCAGAGATAAATCTTGAGAGTATGACAGTAGAGGCAGGCTCGGATGCCAGTCTGGCTATGAGAGTGGAAGCAAGTCCAGGGTTTCCTGCCTTGGAAGAAACACCGGAAAGGCCTCCTGAATCTATGGGTTTACGTGTAAGCATGGAAGCAGTTAGAGAGTCTGACGCGTTAGCAGGAATGATGTGTTTGAAAACCACAGCAGATAGAGAACCAAAACAGACAGAAGCAGTTGCAGAACCTCTTAGtgcaaacaaaacagagaattaCATTTCACAGTCTCAGGTCATGGCGCATACAAGAATGCCACAGCCTGATACAGTAGGGGAGATAAAGGATTCTGAACTAGCTACCAGTTCTGCCACCGGAGAAGTGAGGGATTTAGACAACTTGAAAGTTGCAGTTGCAGAGGTAAAAGATGTGGAAGCGAGATCAAAAACTTCACACTTAACACAGATGAAAAATTTGGAAATGGTTGTGGGATTTGAAACAAGGGCCCTAATGGAAGGCATGGGAAGGACATTGGCATCTGAGGTGGTTAGGGAAATGAGGTATTCTGAAGTTGCTCCAGAAGATTCAAACAAAGCAGAGGCAAGGAGTGAAGAAGCAGTATTAGAACCTCTGCAAACAGTGATGGTGCAGACTTCAGAAACAAGTTCAAAATCTATACAGGAACAAGCAGTAGGTCAATCAGAAGCAGTATTAGAGCGTTTGCCCAGAGTGGAAGAAAAAACTATGGCATCAGAAATGGTGACAGAAGTAAGCAACTTAAGAGGAACTTTGGAATCTAAGATTTCGACAGATGTGAGAACTCAGGGACCTACTGTAGAATATATAATTGCAACAAGGAAGACAAGCTCACAGAAAAATGAGCCCTCGCTTAGTGATGTCAAATATTTGGAAGAAGCTTCAGAAATGGAGAAAGCAGTGAATGCAGAATATTTGGAGGCAGCATCAGAAACTGGAGAACTGAGGTTGGAAAGTATGAAAGAGTCTGCAACAGTAGACGTGAAAGGTTCTGAAACAGTCGAAGCGCCTGAGGTACACATGGATATCCAGGGAAATCTGGGGGCGATGAATGTTTTAGAACATTTTTCAGCAGCTGTTCCAGAATCTTTGCAtactgaaaagcaagaaaatctgCAAACCATTCCAGAAGCAAAAGCTGCTACAGAATGGAAGAGTACAGAAGAAGCTTCAGAAATCCTGACTGCTGCTGAAGTGAAATCTTCTGAAGCAGGTCCAAAACTAGGGGACATGGAACATTTGGAAACATCACTGGAACGTGAAGTGGCATCAGAAGTACGATATGCAGAAGGAGTGCAGTGTCAGCAGGTGGACGATGTGAGAGCTCCAGGTCAAGCTCAGGAATATGAGATGCTAGTTGAGAAGAAGAATGCAGAGCAAAGTCAAATATTTGAGCCTtttgcagcagaaacagcaatCAGCTCTTCACATGCAGCAGATGAAAAAGAGACCTCTGAATCTGAAATAACCAGAGATGCAAAACAGTTGGAAGCAGCTCCAGCTGATGTGGCAGAAACAAAAGGTTTGGAAACAGTTTCTCTTACCGACACTGTTGTAGAGCTGAAagatgcagaagcagctgtggaGTTGGAGGCAGAGACACAAGATTTGGAAGCAGCTTCAGTACCTGAGACCGTTGCAGAAGCAGAGCCAGTACCTGTGGCAGAGGCAGGCCAGGCGGAAGTCATTCCACAGGCTGAGGTCGTCAAAGAAGCAACTCCAGAACGGGATTCagagaaaagagattcagaaacATCTGATGTACAGCCTGATGTGGCGGCACGAATGAAGGAGACTCTGATGAGACTCGAGAAAGTTGTTGAAAAAAGTAGCCATAGAAGCAGTGATAAAAAACATgatgcaaagaaacaaaaaaggagtCGCTCCAAATCTCAGTCCAGGTCTAGGAAGCGGAAGAAAAAATCAAGGTCACGTTCCACTTCTAGGCGTTTGACCTCTAAAAGAGCACGTTCTAGGAGCAGAAACTATTCagattccagaaaaaaacattccaaATCTAGATCCCGATCTGcggagaagagagagagaagagtgTCTTCCCGGAGGTCTAGGCGCAGACGTTCCAGGTCATCTGACCACTACAGGTCTAAATCGAGATCAGCAGAGAAGAGAGGGAGCAGATTGTCCAGACGCAGACGTTCCAGGTCATCTGATCGCTACAGGTCTAAATCCAGATCAGTGGAAAAAAGACTGTCCTCCCGAAGGTCCAGACGCAGACGTTCCAGGTCGTCTGACCGCTACAGGTCTAAGTCCAGGTCAGTGGAAAAGAGACTGTCTTCTCGAAGGTCTGGGCGAAGACGTTCCAGATCTTCTGACCGCTACAGGTCTAAGTCCAGGTCAGTGGAAAAGCGACTGTCCTCCCGAAGGTCTGGGCGAAGACGTTCCAGGTCATCTGACCGTTACAGGTCTAAGTCCAGGTCAGTGGAAAAGAGGCTGTCCTCCCGAAGGTCTGGGCGCAGACGTTCCAGGTCTTCTGACCGCTACAGGTCTAAGTCCAGGTCAGTGGAAAAGAGACTGTCCTCCCGAAGGTCTGGGCGCAGACGTTCCAGGTCTTCTGACCGCTACAGGTCTAAGTCACGGTCAGTGGAAAAGAGAGGGAGCAGGTTGTCCTCCTGGAGATCCCGCCGCAGACGTTCCGGGTCTTCTGACCGTTCTAAATCTAGATCCAGGTCTTCAGAAAAGAGAGGAGGCAAAGAATACTCATGGAGATTCAGACACAGAGGATCTGGTTCCTCTGATCGTTCAAAATCTAGGTCAAGATCTGTTGAGAAGAGAGGTCGGAAGGCATCTCTACGGAGATCTAAACGTCAGCGCTCAAAGTCCTCTGACCGTTACAAGTCTCGATCCAGATCAGTAGAAAAAAGAGATCGAAAGCAGTCTTCGCGGAAGTCTAAACGTCAGCGCTCGAAGTCCTCTGACCGTTACAAATCTAGATCtaaatcagtggaaaaaaagaaagagtccTCACGAAAATCTAAGCGTCGCCGCTCAAAGTCATCTGAACGTTACAAGTCTCGGTCTAGGTCTGTCGAAAAAAAGCGCAAGGAATCTTCAAAAAAATCCAAACGGAAACGTTCCAAGTCGTCTGATAGTGTTAAGTCAAGGTCAAAATCTGTAGAAAAAAGAGGGAGTAAGCTATCCTCAATGAAGTGTAGTAGCAAGGGTCTGGAATCTTCTGAATGTCAGGATTCAACCCAGTGTCTTGAAGAAGGAGAAATTATTGAACAGTCTTCTGCAAGTGAAGACAGTCCCCGCAAATCCTCTAATGGTCCCATGTCAGTAGCTTTGTCTGATGAAAGAGTAAATGGCCCAGAGCTGCCGCCAGCATTTGATAGTGGATTTTCCAAAACTTCTGATAGTCTTGAGAGCAGTTCCTCATCTGTTAAAGAAACGGCAGGTCTACAGCCTTCTGTGGTGTCCGAATTTGATAGCTCCAGAATCCCAGATGACCAGGAAAGATCACAGGTTCAAGAGCTTTCTGTGACACCTGGAAATGGATCAGCTGAAAAGGCAGTGGCTCTGGAGTCTTCACAGCCTGAACTTACATGCTCCACATCCAAGTCAAGATCCTCATCTGTTGAAAAAAGAGATCCAGAAACAACTTCGGTAACAGAATTTCAGCTGTCTGCATCCCATGAGGATGAGTCGAGATCTACCTCTGTCAAAGAAATAGAGGGTCCAGAGTCTCTTCTGACACTTGAAAGTGGATGCTCTGTGTCTTCAGATGACTACAAGACAACCTCCTTAGCCTCCGGAAGAACAGAGGTTCAGGGATCTTTGATGTCTGAAAGTGTACTCTCTGGCTTGTCTGATGGTCATGAGTTGAGACATACCCCAGTTGAAAAAACAGAGCCTCAGAACATTTTACAAGTATGTGAAAGTGAATCTACCAAGCTGGCTGACATCCCTGAGTCAAGGTCACTATCTTCTGAAGCAGGAGAGGCTCAAAATTCTTTTCTAACACCTGAAGTTCCATGCTCTGCATCCCCTGATGCTTGTGAGTCAGCCTCCTTGCCTGTTGAAAAGGGCCAGATGGAGGAGCCTTCTCTGGCTTCTGACAGTGGATGCTTCAGATCTCCTGATGCTCATGAATCCGGATCCAGCTTTAATGCGCAAACAGAGGAGCTTCTGTTGATGTCTGAAAGTGGGTCCTTCAGGTCACCTGATGGAAATGAACAAAGGTCTTTATCTGTTGAAAAAGTCAAGGCTCCAGATGTTTCCTTGCAAGTGGGATGCGGCCGTGTTGAGATCTTGGATGACCTTGTTTCAGCATCGTCATTTGGAAAAGTGCAGGAAGCTGTACTGACAACTGTAGGACAAAGCTGCAAGTTTTCTGGAGTTCATGAGTCCAGATCATCTGTTGACAAAGATGGTCTAACACTTCCACAAGTACTTGAAATTGAGTGCTCTGAACCTTCTGAAATGCGTGAATCGAGATACCTGCCTGCTGGAAAAATAGAGGGTGCAGGATCTGTATTGATGTCTAGAAGTGGAATTCCTATGTGCCATGATGgccataaaacaaaacacaattactttgagaaaacagaaggtGCAGAACTGTTGTTGGCATCTGAACTTAGGTGTTCTGTCTGCCCTGAAGGCTATGAATTGACATCCAGTGCAGTTGAAAAAATGGAGATGCAGAGGCTGGAAAGTGGATTCTCCAAGTCTGCTGATGTTTGTGAAGCATTAAGCACACCTATGGAAAAACTACAGGCCCCAGTGGCTTCGCTGACATCTGAAGGTGGGCATTTCCTGTTGCCTGATAGTCATGAACTGAGACCTGTCCCTGCAGAAGAAGTGGAGGTGCTAAAGTCATCTGAACTGAAATGCACTGTGTCCCCAGATGACCACAAGTTGAGATCTGTCTATCATGAAGAAATACAGGTGCAGGAGCCACCTCTGATAGTGGAAAGCAGATGTTCAGTTTTGTCTGATGGTGATGAGTTGACATCCACCTCTTATGAAAAAGTTGAGGTAGAGGAGCCTTCTCAGTTGTCTGCAAATGAATACACAATTGGGATGGATGGCCCAGAGTTGACATCAACGCCTGCTGAAAAAACAGAACTGCGAGAACTTTATCGGATGTCTAAAGAAAGATGCTCTGTGTCTGTTGAGAGTGAGGAGTTGCGGACACCCCTAGTTGAAAAGATAGAAGTGCAAAAGCCTGCTCTGACATCTGAAAATGAATATGCTGTGTCTTGGGAAGGCCAGATGACATCTAGCTCTCCTGAAAAGGCAGAGATACAGGAGGCTTCTGTAGTACCTGACAGTGAACATGCTGTGTCTTCTGAAGAACACGAATTGCTATCTTCCCTAGCTGAAAAAACAGAGATACAGGAGTGTTCTTTGCTGTCTGAAAATGAATATGTTGTATCACCTCACAGCCAGGAGGTggcagccagccctgctgaaAAAGAGGTGCAAGAGCCTTCTCTGACATCTGACAGTGGATATGCTGTCTTCCCTGAAGGCCAAGGATTACAGTTTACCTGTGCTGAAAAAGCAGTGGTGCAGGGACTTTCACTAATACTGGACAGTCAATATGTTGCATCCCCTGAGGGTCAGGAGTTGCACTCTGCTGTCACTGAAAAAACAGAGGGGCAGGAGTGTTCTCTGCTGACTGAAAATGAGTATGATGTGTCCCCTCAACCCTGTGATTTAAGATCCAGTCCtgttgaaaaagaagaaatggaggAACCTTCTGAAACATCTGAAAGTGAAAGTTCAATGTCCACTGATAGCCAAGAGCTGCAGTCTGCTGCTGTTGGAAAAACAGAGGTGCAGGAGTTGTCTTTGTCTGAAGGTGAATGTACCATGTCCCCTGGAGGTCAGGAGCTGCAGTCCAGCCCTGCTGAAAAAGTAGAGGCAAAGGAACCTTCTCTGACATCTGAAAATGAACATGTTCTGTCCCCTCAAGAATGTGAATCAAGGTTGACTGGTGCTGAGAAAACAGAGGATATGAATTCTTCTTTGATATCTGAAAGTGACAATCTTTTGTCTTTTGAGGGCCAGGGTGTAAGATTCACAGCTGTTCAGAAAGCAGATGTGCGGGAGCTTTCTTCAGCTCCTGAAAATGAACGTGTAGTATCTCCTTATGGCCAGGAGTTGAGATTCTCTGCTGTTGGAAAAGAAGGTGGTTTCGAAGTTTCGACGCTAAATGATAGCATTTCCATGTCCCCTGATGACTTGAAAGTCATCCCTGCTGAAAAAATGGATGATGCAATGCCATCTTTAATTCCTGAAAGTGCATCTTCCATGTCCCCTGATGGCTACAGTGTAAAATCTGGTCCTGGTGAAGAAACAGGAGATCTAGAGCCCTCTTTGATATCTGAACGTAGACATTCTACATCCTCATATCAGGAAAGCCATGAGCTGAAATCTCCCATGGAGGAAGAAGGTCTAGAGTCCTCTCTGACTCCTGAACATAGACGATCTGTGTCCCCTGAGGGCCATGACGGAAAATCTATCGTAGATGAAGAAATGGATGATCGGGAACCCTCTTTGACATCTGAACATAGGCGCTCCACATCCCCTGATGAGCATGAGTCAAGATCTAGCATTGGTGAAGAAGCAGAATATCTGGAGCAGCCTTTGACAACAGAACGTAGATGCTCTGTGTCATCTGATGAGCATGAGTCAAGGTCTACCGCTGGGGAAGAGGCAGAGGATGCAGAACCCTCCCTTACAGCTGAACGAAGAGACTCCACATCCTCTGATGAGCATGAGTCGAGGTCTACTGCTGGTGAAGATGCGGAAGATGGGGAGCCCTCTTTGACAGCTGAACGTAGACACTCCACATCCTCTGATGATCGTGAATCAAGGTCTACAACTGGtgaagaagaaacagaggaTTTAGAACCTTCGACAGCTGAACATAGACGCTCCCTGTCTCCTGATGGCCGTGAATCAAGGTCAACCACTGGTGAAGAAGCAGAGGACCGAGAGTGCTCTCCAACAGTTCAGCGTAGACACTCCACATCCTCAGATGAATCTGAATCAAGGTCTACTGCTGGTGAAGATGTGGATGATGTGGAGCCATCCTTGACAGCTGAACGAAGAGATTCCACATCATCAGATGATCATGAGTCAAGGTCTACCACCGGTGAAGAAGCAGAGGATGTGGAACCCTCTTTGACAACTGAACACAGACGTTCCACATCCCCTGATGGACGTGAATCGAGGTCTACCACTGGTGAAGAAGTGGATGATGTGGAGCCTTCTTTGGCAGCTGAACGAAGAGACTCCACGTCGTCAGATGAGCATGAGTCAAGGTCTACTACTGGGGAAGAAGGTGAGGATGGAGAGCCCTCTTTGGGAGATGAAGATAAACAAGATTCCATGCCTCTTGAGAGGTCGGAGGAACAGGACTCTTCCTTTGTACCTGAAAGTAGGCGTTCTGAGTCTTCTGAACGTGAAAAGTCCAGATCCAGATCTCTTGATAAAATGTCTGACAAAGAGTCTTCACGGAGATCCATGAGCAGACACTCAAAGTCTCCTACTCACCGAAAGAGTCGATCCACATCTGTTGAAAAAGTGGCAGACAGAGAATCTTCACGGAGATCTAGACGTAGGCGCTCCAGGTCTACTGCTCACCCGAAGAGTAGATCCACATCTGTTGAAAAAACAACAGACAAAGAATCTTCACGGAGGTCTAGACGTAGGCGCTCCAGGTCCACTGCTCGCCAAAGGAGTCAGTCAACATCAGTGGAAAAAGTGGCAGACAAAGAATCTTCACGGAGATCTAGACGTAGGCGCTCCAGGTCCACTGCTCGCCAAAGGAGTCGATCCAAATCTGTTGAAAAAACAGCAGACAAAGAATCTTCACGGAGATCTAGAAGCAGACGCTCCAGGTCTTCTCAGCGCAGATCCCAGAGATACGATACAGAATCTCGTTCTAGACGGAATCGATCCAGATCAGTAACACGGAGAAGAGCATCAAGATCAAAATCTAATCGTCGGTCTCGGTCTAGTTCCTTATCGCGTTCAAGGCATAGAAGGAGGAGTAGGTCACGGTCAGCATCAAGGCGACGGCGTTCTTTATCAAGAGACAGGCGTAAGAGATCGCAGAGAAACAGATCAAGATCTACTgatagaagaagaagaagatcGGATTCAAGAGATCGTAGAATATCACTCAGACTACGGAGCAGGAGTCGAACACCTATTCGTCAAAGGCGATCAAGGTCAAGAGGAAGAAGGCGGAGCTCTAGTAGGTCACCAATTCGGCTGCGGCGATCAAGATCTTCAGGGAGAAGAAGATACAGCAGATCACCTGATCGTCGTAGATCGAGGTCATCAGAATTTTCAAACAGGTCACCTAAACGTCTTACAGATTTGG acaAGGCCCAGCTACTCGAAATAGCCAAAGCTAATGCAGCTGCCATGTGTGCTAAGTCTGGTGTTCCCTTACCACCAAGCCTGATGCCTTTGTTATCTCAAAAGAAAGACGACAAAGCCAACCAGAAGTCATCAAGAGATACGCTAAAGGAGCTCACTGAG aaatgcaaaaagatTGCTCAGAGCACAGATGATGTGATAGTGAACAAACCTCATGTTTctgatgaagaggaggaagagcgtCCTTTCTATAATCATCCTTTTAAGCTCAGTGAACCCAAACCTATATTTTTCAATTTAAGT acTCCCAGCATAAAACCGGCACCACCTCCACAACCAAAAAATCAAGTCAGCCTTTCAAAGGAATTCCCTGTTTCATCTGGGTCTCAGCATaggaaaaaggaagcagatAGTGTCTATGGAGAATGGGTTCCAGttgaaaaaggcaaagaagaCAGCAAGGATGATGTTTTCCCCAAACCATCCATTGAG